The sequence AATGCGCTCAAATGCTGCGTATTGATTTTTAGTGAGAGCCAAAGTTCCTCGCGGCACTGTCGAGTCGACAACGTATCGATACGGTTTTACTACTTCGTAGGATCGTTTTCGAAAACGATTTTACACGTACCCAAAATAAAGCATTTATTTCACAAATACCCCAAAAAAGAAGCAATttagaaaaagagtttttaaaaGTAGAGGTAAGTTGCATTTAATCCAACCTACTTCTCGGCTCAATCtcgcatttaatatttttatttgattattgcCGATGTTTCGAATAATTGACAAGGTTCGTGATGATGGACGACCGTTACGTATTTGAAAGTGGTTTCTGTTATGTCCACGGCTCTCGAAAACTGAAGTAAAAGGTGAATTTCagatattttgtatttgtttagtATACTACTCATACTGAGCTAAATATGTACACCTACTTGAAATCAAATTTAAAGATATATGagaattacaaattaatatatcgATATGATTAATATTCGATGTCCTGTGAAGCTTGCAAATAGAAACGTTATTTTTGACGAAGAACTTAAGATTAATCATCTTTGAAATAATCTGACTTATTTCCGAAGGTCGGTTGCATAAACAGTCTGGTTCCTACGAGCTAAATTTCCCGCTTCCACACACATATCGTGTCGATGTGAAtatcaattataaaattaaattttcccGGTTAGAATAAATGGCCACTAAGTCTAATCAGTTTTTATGACTCGAATCTATAGATGGAATGTAAAACGATTCGCCGAGCGCAGGTTCCCAGACCTATGATTGGTTGCATATGCATTTTACTTTGATATAGGGTTTGCGAGGAACGGACCCCACCCAGTTATCGACGCCGCGACGTGGACGCGCCGCGTCCAGCGCCCCTAGCGAACGAATTATGTACTGAATTTGCATAAAAGGAGCACTGAAATAGAACAAAAGCAGTACCTACCTGCAATTTGTGTAGTCTAGGAGTgtccgaaaaaaaaacacaagattTTGTTCCGATCTCGCTTATTTAAACTTTAGTTCTATGATGAAAATAAATTGACATTAAGTAGTAACCGCAGCACATTGACATCAGAATGTGAACGTAAACATTACCTACCGCACGCCTAGAGATAAGAGGCTGAAGTTTAAACCTATTATCCGAGAGTTGGCCCAGCTCAGCCTTCGGACCAGAGCGATAGACGGCCTCGCGGCAGAAATGAGGATGCTAAGATCCCTACCCGTTGACAGTATCATTGTCTGTGTAAAAAACATGATGTATTGAGACTCGCATGACGCAAAAACGAgatttctataatatttttggTTTTACTTCTTAGATACTTGGCCCATATTAACTAAAAATGATCAAGTTAtttcttatgaaatattttattacgcgatagatggcgttattcgtTTCCATAATCTcgccattgtttttttttttgttaagtgttAAGGTGTTTGTAAATAAGTGCTTGAGGTCGCTACTCTGCATATTTTGGCCAGCCACTACATCATATAAAGACCTCAGGACGAAATGTGACCAAAACCCATCGCGCAAGACCTTGCCTATCGGAAATGacgttggataggacacactctacgacgcagcggagtcaacgcagcatcaatcgcgtttaaGTGGTAGCCGCTTCGCAGGAGAAGACCTTAGAGAGCGGACCTTGGAGATAATGACTACCGGGATGACCTGGAGTGATTTTAAAGAGCAAGCGCAAGTCAGGGTCatgtggagacaacttgtgagagCCTTATGTACCAGCGGGGATACTCTaggacaacaacaacaagtatAAAAAGACATTTCCCCGCGTCCAATGAAGATAGGATAACcagcccctcgaggttactaggtAGGCCGTTACCCACATTTACCGATGTCAACGGGGATGTCGTTACGAGCGCAGCTGGAGTATATCCACCGTCCCGTGATTATCATTAAACTCATTCCGATCGGACAGCCGCCAATGTTAATTTTATGAGCTAGAGAGACAGCCTCCTTCGTATGTTACAGCTAACCTACGAGGTAGCGCTGCAAACGCAAATTGTAATCGACGCTAAAACACTAATAATAATGTCCCTTATCTAATCTTCGCTAAGGTTCttacattaattattacaatgaacacaacaataaaacactggatatatttattaacaagtaaaaattagaaaaaacataatGAAATCGAAAAGTTGATACATTTAACCGTTAAAGTTTCAGGGATTATCGAAAAAGTTTTTACAGGTGCACTCCTGATTCTCTCCGTCGCCGTCTCCGGTGCTAGAAGCCGTCCTCCTGAGGGACTGCACCTGCGTCTGCAGACCGAGGATCCGGAGCTGGGCCTGCTCGAAGTTCTCCGTCAGACGCTTCATTTGCCAGTGCAATCGGTTTTTCAGCTACAAacaataataggttggggaaaaagtcttttcgcattaaagtatgtatgaacttgtaatagaatctctttggctatactatttgtatctggctggctttggtatcattaaaagtttaaattttaaagacgataattccaaattcaaagtaggaaaatgtgtgatttttatttatttatattcgtaTTGTCAATATGAGGGAATGTAATGAAGAAGAAatttgatacattttaaaattttgctacaaaaaaggtaaaaatgcaacgcaagccgtgaaaaaaatttgcgatgtttatggacctagtgcagtgtctgtgagagtagcacaaattacaaatttggttaaagcgttttcaatccggaaatcttgatgtcaaagatgcacgtcgctctggtcgccctattacggataaaatggatgccatatttgaaaaagtggagcaagatcggcatattagtagttacgacgtagctgaagaactggaaATTGACCACGAAACAGTTTTggtgcatttgaaaaaaaactgggtattattatacattagtCATGCAATTGGTATCGTCGTGTCTTAAATGTGGTGTGTTGTGGACtacatcatcatcgtcatcatctcagcctgtccactgctaaagataggcctctccaactgatatCCAGTGAGCCACTTCTTCGATGTTTTGAATTGGTCGAAGTCAAATCCATAAGCAATAATAGTAGAATCCAaacaaaaattacttttatttccaGGTGCTTGTTTCAAATCCGATGTTAAGGTAAATCCAAAAGTATGTCCGTTCAATCCAATTAGTCAATCCGGGGAGTACAATCCTTTCAATAGACAGTGAATAAACAAAGACGTCGTCTGCCACAAACCTCTTCCCGTTCCTTCTCGGCGGTGCTGACTTGTGCCCTGGAGGCCGCCAGCTGTCGTTCCAGCTCTGCTACCGTGGTTTGGAGGCACCTGTACGCAGGTTAGCAACAGGTCATTATTGAGCCGGATAAAACAAAGCTATGCTCCGTCGCCCTTTTGAGCTGTAGCTATTCCTACCTAACTATCTCCTTAATGATCAGAAATACACCGGACAAGAGTTTTAAGTTtagtgttatgttttttttttattgcttagatgggtggacgagcttacagaccacctggtgttgagtggttactggagcccatagacatctacaacgtaaatgcgccacccaccttgagatataagtactaagatctcagtatagttacaacggctgccctacccttcagaccgaaacgcattactgcttcacggcagaaataggtaaggcggtggtacctacccgcgcggactcacaagaggtcttaccaccagtaaaaccagtgttagtgcaataatatatgtaatcaCTTACTTCCGCACAGTTTCCGTTTGCTCGTGGGCTCTCTGCAGCGCCCGCGAGGCCTCGTCCCTGGTGCGGTCCAACTCTCCCCCAAGCTGGGCACATTCGTGCATCTTCTCTTGAAGCCGCTTCTCATTAGCTAATGCAGATTCTTCAGTTCTGATCACGCTGGCTCTGAATgcgaaaacattttaaaatgtaactcTTAGACTAGAGCTCACAGTTTTGAGTCGGTCACTAGACTCACTTCCCAAGACAGAATACTAAAGATATGCCTACGAGACGGACGTCAGCGTATCGGTCCCGCACCGTGAGTCATCTTGTGTTCTTATCGAAATGAACAGTCTTTTTGAGTTCGTAGTTTGTATCTTCTAGTCCAGAAGCGGACTAGCCATTGACCCTCATTGTGAGGAGCGACTCCCAGTTAGCAGCCTCAGCCTCGCAGTCAGTGAGGGTCAGCTTTATACAGCTAACCCTCACTGACTTGACTCTTTTGAAATCGTAAATCTTAACTTACTTGAGTCTTTCTATTTCACTCTTTAAGCTGATGTTATTCTCCGCGAGTTGTGATATTCTCTGGTTAAGAAGTGCCATTTGTTTCTCGTCCCCACCGCGTTCCGGAGGTTTTTCCGGGGGCTTCAGGCTATTATGTAGCAACACGTGAACCTGAAGGAAATCGAAGTCAGGACAACTCGCATGACAAGTAGGATCCTATGGCTAATTTCACAAACAGGCATAAGAGTACACTGAGTTCACACCGTTTGGTCCTTATTACCACGGCCGATTTCGCTTTGACTTTGTCCAAACAAGTCCTCCTGTGTTAATGTCATTGTTGTTACTAAGTACAGTGAGTACAGGTACCGGAAAATGTGTACTACCTTCTCCCGTGCGCAGTTGAGCTCCCTAGCGAGCTGCTCTGCGTTGTGCTCAGCGATGGCCTGCGCTTGCTGAGCGTCCTTCAGCCTCATCTGAGTCGCTTTCAACAGATCGGGGATCGGAGCCAACTCTTGGAGTTTCTCTTGGAACTTCAGCTGGTTTCATTGtcaaatattatttagtataccttttataactatttaaaaaacaaaaggaaggTCTACAAATCATCTGAACTTAACGATTATCAATACTCCCTTCAAGGCTCGTTAGAAGTACTCTTTAATTTATTGCGAAACACTTTATTATTCATTCATCATTACTCATGCAAAATATATTTGAGTTCATGAATATTCTCAATTCCGCGGATTTACGCCACACATTCATTAAATTGCTTTGTAAAATGGGCGAGCAGTAGTTCCAAAGCTATCGAGACTTCAGCCTGTCATCACCATGAGGTGGCCACTCAGAGCTCCGCAGAGTCTCCGGGCTCCGAACACCGAACGGTCTATTCGTCTAGATACACTAATTAAGAATTATGACAGCAACATTAATTATACGAATTCAACTGTCGTCCAAAATGGCCAAGACACAATTATACCTTAACCCTTTGAATTTCCAAGTTGATCTGTTCGCTTATTCTGGTGTTGTCCATATCCATCATGTCCATCTGTCGGCGCTGCTCTTCCACCAGCTGCTGAGCTTGCAGATACTAATGTACAGAATACCAATAAATATCTTCAAGTTGAGAAGGACTCATTTATGCTAATTCCCTAATACCTTAAGGTTTATTTTACGttgtcaaatatattatttatcgtATAACAATCAGAGGAATCTATGATATAGcactttttatatatatatccacggtgaagaaataatatcgtgtaataaaaatcaaacccgcaaaattataatttgcgtaattactggtggtaggacctcttgtgagtcggcgcgagtaggtaccaccgccttgcctactcctgccgtgaagcagtaatacgtttcggcttgaagggcggggtagccgttgtaactatactgagaccttagaacttatatctcaaggtgggtggcgcatttacgttgtagatgtctatgggctccagtaaccacttaacatcaggtgggctgtgagttcgtccacccatctaagcaataaaaataaaaaaaaatgtgtaatatGTGTCTAggaatgtaattaataatattaatctagaTCCGAATGTCGGTTATTTTCTGAGTTTCCAGTAACCAAGGAAATGTATCCTCAATGAATTGATTACTGAgtgatagaaaataaaatttcataatataatcATTATTGTAAATATCTCACATACACGCCATAACAGAGGACCATACACACCATCTACTATAGATGCGAACTTTACCTTGACTCTATAATCCTGGAGCTGATCATTCTGCTCTTTCATCAGGGTCCTCAATTCGTCTATCTCCTCCCTTGCTTCCCGGTAGCACTGCTTCAGTGCCCTGACGTTCACCTCCTGTTCGAACGCTTGCTCTTTGGACCCCATCAACATATTGGTGTGCGTTGCAAGACCTTCGAATTTCATCTCCAACTCCCTCAGCTTGTTCTGGGTCTCGCGGTGCTGGCATCGCTCTTTCTCTAACTCCTCTTTCTTCTTAACTAGTTCCGCTCGTAGCATCGCACACTAAACACAATACAGAAGAGTTTAGACTCTTCTGAATGATCAAACTTCAATGATAATTTTACTATTCATAAGATAATATCGCACATCCAGTTTGTTGTTGAATACCCTGTCAGCGTGTACGATCTAACAGCACCTCGGTTGGGACTTGATACGAGGGCGGGTTATACCATACTGGTAAGTAAACATCAGAAACGGAAGTATCTTGCTAGTATTCATCGTGAAGGAGACAAATGAAACTTGGACAATACTAAAGGACTGCTTTATATCACGAGCCGTAGTCGATTCGCTCGACGGATGACGTCattatggtatggtatggtacgGTATGCGGCCCGCGGGCTACAGCGTCCCGCATACCTACTGACTTAAATAATTGTGAACATTACTTCGGTGACTTTAGTCTTGAAATTCTCTTCAGTCTGCCGGAGCTGTATCCCAAGCTTTTGTGCTTCTTTCTCGGCTGGGGTCTAATGACAAATCAAACAGTCAGCACTGAACCAAACAAGCTACTGTAAGAAAAATGTAACATCAGTATTAGAATGGGTGAAGGAAACTTAATTCCACCCGTTCCTGTCTTCGGGGATTGGATCCCGTCGTCGCTAGACAGATAAGTTCAAAGCCTCTGTTGCTTTGGATAAGGTCTTCTAATGTAAGTGAATATAAGTTTGAAATTTAGTCTTCGCTGTCACCACATCATCCATTtcaatatgtacatatgtcaCACAATCGGATGTCtggaataaattaatttattcaattaaacTAGCCATTCCCACTCCACAGTTACACATAGCTTGCGAGAACAATATAGTCGTCAAGGCATGGACCGTCCCAATCATAGCTACCCAGTTGGCGGAAGAGCTTCCCGTTGCGATACACACGGACAAACAATGTGACTAACCGGCGGCGCGTTCGGGTTGCACGTGGCGGGACACGGCGGACACACGCCGCACTGCAAACAAACCAACCATTTACTTCATCGCCTTAAAACCATTAATTAAGCAATTACGTAGGCAGTCAGTGTACGAATCCCCCAGCCAGGCACCTACCAGGTGAAATACGTTTTACTGTACTGTATGTTTTCGAATTACTTCCAATATGAAGGCATACCATTGTGTACTTAACCAAAAAACTCACGGGTAGAGCGTCTTATGAGCACGCGTGGTTAGATaccgacatttatttttaacatgaagcagtaacgcgtttaagtttgaagggtggggcaatcgtTTTACTGTAAAAGCTGCCACTAAGAACTCACACAAAACAgagtctcaaggtggatggcggcctCTATgttggtgatgtctatgggcgcaaTTTATCATTTAGCACTAGGTAGGCCGTGATCTCAGTCAtcagtctaagcaataaaattaatccGTTATTCTCGGTAGTACGCCTTCGTTCACAAAGAGATCCAGGGCTGTTTTCTGAATTTTCATCCAAAAATCTGCTGATCAACGTTGCCCTTAGCATTGTGTACCCGCTCCAACGAACGAATGGTGTGTATGAACAGTGAAAACGTCTTACCGCTCTCGACATCGGCGGAACAGGAGGACCTCCGGCCTGAAACAGATTTTACGTTGGACAACTACAACACTAAATATTTGGATTGTGGTTTTAGAACTTCTCTTGATCGTTCGGAGTCCGCTGAGCGCCTGCTCGTGTCTGACAGTGTGCACCGACTAGTGGGGTGGCAACGACTATGTCACTAGCAGTCAATTGGGTGATTCCGTCCGCTCCTCACACATACAAACACATATCAAAGTCCATTTATCATTCTACAATATCATGTTTATGTAGCTCTCTCAGCCGCTGTGTACAAGTTCCTGATGCACTTTTCTTATCCGTTTCAACAATTGCATTTAATGACCGCGGTAGcaaacctcatatctcaagatgtgctCCGGCAACCGCTAAACacaagtgggctgtgaattAACATCTTGATTTCCTACTCCTTAAATGAGAACGTAGAATGGTTTTGCGTCAGAACTAGGTAAAGTATAAAAGTAGTGCATACGGGTTGTTCAAAGCAAGTATTCTGTCCGCCCCCGCCGCGACACGCTCCGGCGGCACACTTCACGGACTCCATTTCGACCTGGATGTGCCGCACCTCGGTCTCTAACTCCAGAAGCTGCTTCTCCTGTTCCGAAAATGCCTAATGTATCATCTGAATGATAAATTCATTTACAAGTTCAATCTAAAGTCATGTCTAGCAACTATTTTCTAAAACTacttaagattttttaaataattttccttAAATTCTATAAAGTTCAAACTaatacgaagtttttttttattgcttagtgtggacgagctcacagcccacctggtattaagtgcttactggagcccatagacatctacaacataaatgccaacacccaccttaagatatcagttctaaggtctcagcatagttacaacggctgccccacccctcaaaccgaaacgaattactgcttcacggcagaaataggcggggtggtggtacctacccgtgcggactcacaagaggtcctgtcaccaattatgcaaattataattttgcgggttgaattttattacactatgttattccttcatcgtggaagtcaatcgtgaacatttgttaagtacttatttcattagaaaaattggtacccacctgcggtgCACCgaacgacttatcctttaggccactacgacttcAAAACAACAACTTTAAAATGAGCTTATTGTTAAAGTATTTATTGATTGACAGTAAAGCTTACGAGATCAACAGACGAACATTTGTAGTCTTCTAGTTTATTAATTAGTTCCTGAGCTTGTGTTACATCAAATACTCGATTATCCTGTTTATATAAATGTGTATATTTAGTAGCTAGTTACACGACATAAGCCTTAACGATATCCTTTGTCTGCTTTAGACGGTCAGAGCTTCGAACCTAAGAAACTATTAATATAGACGCTTTTCAATCTCAGAGCGTTTTGTATTTGCTGTAAATGTGGGCGGAACATAACAGAGCGCCATCCTTTgtcttgaaaaataaatactccTTTATATTAATATCTTTTATGAAATTACTTTACTCGACAGCCGAGTTCGCAGCTCAACCCAGGCTGAATGATCATTCAAGACACTACAATGGGAATGTTAATCTTGGGATTGGAGGGTGAAGTCTGTATCGTATGTTGTATTCTACAAATAAAGGCCGCCTCATTCCTTAAGCATGGAAGCTTGGTTGTGGGCAGACATAGGCAGCACTGTGGTCAGCATGCCAAATTATGCAAGCTCACTGTGACACAGATCACTATGCAATCATAAAACATCGACAGGCCCGAAGCCATCCTTCTATCGTGAAAATCGAATTTAGCAAAATTGTTCTAACCGAGACTCTTCATAAACTTCAGTTGTAAAAATATCAATGAATGCTTATTAAAAATACACAGAACCTGTTCGCAAATTTCTATATTTTCATGATTTTCGCATCTGTTGTCCTGGACTACAACGCCGGCGTCacccttcaaaaaaaaaacgggtttataaaaatgaattactgacATACGCGTGTTTTCGGCTTATAGTAGTATATTTTAAGACAGACATAATACATAATGCTCATAACATAGTTTTATCTCAATCATTGTATAAATATCAACACCGACAggtaactaataataattacagtaGACAGGATGCGAAAAGGACGCTGCAAATCAATAAGCGTCGCTAACACGGGGCGCCCAGGGGAGACGGGGTGGCCCGGCGAGACTTCGCTAATTATTTTAAACCGACTCAGAAAAAGAGAAGCCTCTGGATCCGGTGCATATAGGTATACCTTGGAAAATAATGGACAAAGCTGTCTCCAAAAAAAAGATCAAAAGATAATAAGCAATATATCAAGATACCGAATATTAAGTTCTAAGCATAATTTGAAATCATGGTATAAACTCTTAACCCAAAACTCATCCCTGGCTCCAAGCCCTGACGACGATAGCACTCCAAGTGCGGAACTGTTTGTTAACTAAACAAATACCTTTGGATTATTCTTATGAATTTTCTCAAGTAGCGCACAGTTTTCTTTACTCAATAACTTCAACTCCCCTTGCAACCTTTTTATTTGAGCGCGACATGTCTCCAAATTCTGATCTTTGGTCATCAATTCTTTGTACAAAATATACCTGAAACGTTACACTTACCTTATTtcgtccattttttttataattattttaaaattatgtatgtgtgtctaaaattatttatttttattgaatgtcACACGTCAAACTGATATTCCGTATTTGAAAAACTGTCGTAACCTCTGAGAGTTTATATGTTTAAATGTATGTtacaaaagttttcaaaatgtccaCTCAATTTTCCCATTTGATATCGGTTTCATACGAACCAAACAAATGTACGTATCGTTTGTAAATTAAGATCAAGTTACAAAAAAGCGGGGTACGTTCTACGGAAAATAAGATCCGATAAAAGAAAATCTTACAGGATAAGCTGATGCGGTTGATGATCACGACCCGCAATATTGgggatatttataatatttttttagtttaggaACTGTCCTTGGATAGCTGTGACCTAGGATGGGAAACAATCACTTTTTTGTCTTAGACCTATCTGCTTCATTATGGATCATACTGTTGCTTATCACAAGAAAATAGCCATAAAGCTAGTTTCAAGGAAAACATTTATAGAGCTTCGTCGAAGAGCTTTTTACGTACATTGAAGAATCGGGGCTCAAGCAGAAACGACCGAAAACCACATTATTGGCGAGGGGTACGCTTGTGGCGATACATAgaattcaatttgtttttattaacaacGTTAAAATGGctcaaatattttcaaaacaagACAGACAAAAGTTGTAAGGCTAACTTTTATTGCGATTAGTCTTTTGCGTTAAATTGCATAAATTTAAAGAGAGGTTGAATCAAATCGTTTTCTATTCACCAGTAACAGTAATTGACTAACTCATATAGACCCGGccgtaattaatatattaaatttgaatactGGTTAATAAGCTCAAAGATGTGAGATAGCAGAGTTAGGTCAGATATGTGTttcaaataaaagtttttattccTAGTGgttgttttattgaaaaatagtCTTTACGAAGTAAGGTTGCTAGGATACGCCATATTGAAAAGTTAATCAATAAACTGCAGGACGACGAGGTGCGGGTACAGTGGGGGCACGGGGTGCGGGGCGGGAACTGGGTGCAAGCGAGATGAGGGTGGTGGAGAAAACCTGCCATCGGTAGCAAACCTAACTCcgatattaacattattaaaaataaagacatGTCCTTGTTGGAGGTAGTATCTTTATCAAAGATATTTTGGGAGTAAGTGTACTCGTCCTTGTCTCGTATTTATTTGtaccgaacaaaaacagtttcactgtaaaaaattgcgccaagtccacgtttataaaactcatctcaataacatttgcactttacaaaaaaaagaagacttcaatagctttcattctctacaaaaatatgtgaaatacaaaaaaataccaagaaaccgtcataaagatgaaaaattaaaaaaaaaattgttgaaaatttaaaaataaaaaaatataaattttatcgtacttggcgcgcgtcattgagtaccccaaatttttcaagataaatgaacatcctttcaatgtttagaaatttataagtaggtcaacctatgaaatgcataaatgtaattaatgaattattatttcataataagttttacaaaagttaagtaaaatcgacatctcatacgtatgttatttgaatttttttcatttcccactcatcttttatgatttgaactaaacaccctctcgtgttcgcttatacaaatacaaactacttacgagtcgatacgtatgtatacgttggcttcaaaacatttgaaaaaattctcaaagatgtttttcaaagggtagaaaagaataataaagtttcagctgaatctaaaggggtcggacgcaaaagtggtcgatttggcatataatagcccataggtatatagtaaaacccagacccctcccccggttatccttcaggagaaggcagcttgggatcgagtttgcctggcccttaaggccaaaaatataaatttcacgaatgcccgtaacctcgcgaacggcattcaaattaaggttcaaacacccgacgaccatagggccctctcttcttacctccgtaaggaacgtataagtttccatacttatacgctccaggaggagcgcgaactccgcgttgtaatacgcggaatccctaaagagttagatgtagagctcgtcaaggccgatctgttagaacagggctttccagtgaattctgtgcaccgtatgcacaccggtcgcggtagggagccatataatatggttctagtcaccctccagcctacccccgagggtaagaaaatcttcaacacacagaccgtctgtaggctctccggtatcgccatcgaagccccccataaa is a genomic window of Bombyx mori chromosome 1, ASM3026992v2 containing:
- the LOC101742177 gene encoding paramyosin; its protein translation is MKPIRSKHRLGLRQETSPKSNAVDQSSSSPEIPTERLQALELKSPRDSHSASESNIPTKEHALKIEQFPNWNKSQIPVAIHKTGTDTSGDMQANTLRDLKRCKPCKDHDVEGLQDWKPEVIGKNAVRTNITKKLRARSPLDQDLEDSLPRQIREIHNETRKSSRIIRDSRARLLEIQKKTTITETDVKELGDRNELLLREMERFDRLTRSLQKIVGAEVAQQRRPRDENHEKVEGMPRSVVGESAVFHEMKMAHPTVLLAGRNNDTPKFVVCDPPMRCKSEIDLTRKLSESYDMQERLVADNADLEVKRYILYKELMTKDQNLETCRAQIKRLQGELKLLSKENCALLEKIHKNNPKGDAGVVVQDNRCENHENIEICEQDNRVFDVTQAQELINKLEDYKCSSVDLEKQLLELETEVRHIQVEMESVKCAAGACRGGGGQNTCFEQPAGGPPVPPMSRACGVCPPCPATCNPNAPPTPAEKEAQKLGIQLRQTEENFKTKVTECAMLRAELVKKKEELEKERCQHRETQNKLRELEMKFEGLATHTNMLMGSKEQAFEQEVNVRALKQCYREAREEIDELRTLMKEQNDQLQDYRVKYLQAQQLVEEQRRQMDMMDMDNTRISEQINLEIQRVKLKFQEKLQELAPIPDLLKATQMRLKDAQQAQAIAEHNAEQLARELNCAREKVHVLLHNSLKPPEKPPERGGDEKQMALLNQRISQLAENNISLKSEIERLKASVIRTEESALANEKRLQEKMHECAQLGGELDRTRDEASRALQRAHEQTETVRKCLQTTVAELERQLAASRAQVSTAEKEREELKNRLHWQMKRLTENFEQAQLRILGLQTQVQSLRRTASSTGDGDGENQECTCKNFFDNP